The following proteins are encoded in a genomic region of Bradyrhizobium sp. SK17:
- a CDS encoding DUF2155 domain-containing protein yields the protein MLRTIALTGFAALIAASIVALAPPARAQIGTIFSDPAPRPPGSIPRGQVAPPNDDDEEVPELPRGRLLPPPNRPLPPAQGVPPPGSVQSQPLAPPPGSTVAPPGTQPGVAVQPPQPGGPAVANPLPGLPPGQRQPRGTPQGTQQGAVPPQAPATLQPGDEVVQEPPSTKITNKKASFSGLDKITGRIINFDEDIGETVQFGALRVKTDACYTRPSTEAANTDAFVEVDEITLQGEVKRIFSGWMFAASPGLHGVEHPIYDIWLTDCKGPDQTIVTAAPDPPKAPTPPPPPAQKRAPPKQAAPRPPPQPLPQYQQQPPPPPPQQQQRPGGLFGGLFGN from the coding sequence ATGCTTCGAACCATTGCCCTGACTGGCTTTGCGGCCTTGATCGCCGCCTCAATCGTCGCGCTTGCGCCGCCTGCGCGCGCGCAGATCGGAACGATTTTCTCCGATCCCGCGCCGCGTCCGCCCGGCTCGATCCCGCGTGGTCAGGTGGCGCCGCCCAACGACGACGACGAGGAAGTGCCGGAACTGCCGCGCGGCCGCCTGTTGCCGCCGCCGAACCGGCCGTTGCCACCGGCGCAGGGCGTGCCGCCGCCCGGCAGCGTGCAGTCGCAGCCCTTGGCGCCGCCGCCCGGCTCGACCGTCGCGCCGCCCGGCACCCAGCCCGGCGTTGCGGTGCAGCCGCCGCAACCCGGCGGGCCGGCCGTTGCCAACCCGTTGCCCGGCCTGCCGCCGGGGCAGCGGCAGCCGAGGGGGACCCCGCAGGGCACGCAGCAGGGCGCCGTGCCGCCGCAGGCGCCGGCGACGTTGCAGCCGGGCGACGAGGTGGTGCAGGAGCCGCCCTCGACCAAGATCACCAACAAGAAGGCGAGCTTCTCCGGCCTCGACAAGATCACCGGACGCATCATCAATTTCGACGAGGATATCGGCGAGACCGTGCAGTTCGGCGCGCTGCGCGTGAAGACCGATGCCTGCTACACCAGGCCGTCGACGGAAGCTGCCAACACCGACGCCTTTGTCGAGGTCGACGAGATCACCTTGCAGGGCGAGGTGAAGCGGATCTTCTCGGGCTGGATGTTCGCGGCAAGCCCCGGCCTGCACGGCGTCGAGCATCCGATCTACGACATCTGGCTGACCGACTGCAAAGGGCCGGACCAGACCATCGTGACCGCCGCGCCCGATCCGCCGAAGGCGCCGACGCCGCCACCGCCGCCGGCCCAGAAGCGTGCGCCGCCGAAGCAGGCCGCGCCGCGCCCGCCGCCGCAGCCGCTGCCGCAATACCAGCAGCAGCCGCCACCTCCGCCGCCCCAGCAACAGCAGCGGCCAGGCGGCTTGTTCGGCGGTCTGTTCGGGAATTGA
- a CDS encoding response regulator yields MPSVLVVDDDPMVCVAIEVCLQRQGFEVTVADGGESGMRALEKATFDVMLVDVFMPHMRGFEAIRIFHERAPNIPVIAMSGYAFANADRGPDFLRMTIELGASACLRKPFTPQALIAAVNECIAKSAPSARLSK; encoded by the coding sequence GTGCCGAGCGTTCTCGTGGTCGACGACGACCCGATGGTGTGTGTTGCCATCGAGGTGTGCTTGCAGCGCCAGGGTTTCGAGGTCACCGTCGCCGACGGCGGTGAATCGGGCATGCGTGCGCTGGAGAAGGCGACCTTCGACGTGATGCTGGTCGACGTCTTCATGCCGCATATGCGCGGGTTCGAAGCGATTCGCATCTTCCACGAGCGCGCCCCGAATATTCCCGTCATCGCGATGTCCGGCTACGCCTTTGCCAACGCCGACCGCGGCCCGGATTTCCTGCGCATGACGATCGAGCTCGGCGCGTCGGCCTGCCTGCGCAAGCCGTTTACCCCGCAGGCGCTGATCGCGGCCGTTAACGAATGTATTGCGAAGTCGGCGCCTTCCGCTCGTCTTTCGAAATGA
- a CDS encoding DJ-1/PfpI family protein, which yields MTEPLQIGLLVFPKVTQLDLTGPLQVFSSVPGAKVHLIWKRIEPVQTDSVMVLTPTTTFADCPQLDVICVPGGFGTDDMVGDEEMLGFLRKQAEGAKYVTSVCTGSLVLGAAGLLKGYRATTHWSAIDFLAGFGAIPTKTRVCVDRNRFTGGGVTAGIDFALTLVSELVDRSTAEAIQLRLEYNPAPPFNAGSPDTAPAEILALMKERMGPAHARRGELMGRAAARLG from the coding sequence ATGACCGAACCGTTGCAGATAGGACTGCTCGTCTTCCCGAAGGTGACCCAGCTCGACCTGACCGGTCCCTTGCAGGTGTTCTCCTCGGTGCCCGGCGCCAAGGTGCACTTGATCTGGAAGCGCATCGAGCCGGTGCAGACGGATTCGGTCATGGTGCTGACGCCGACCACGACCTTTGCCGACTGCCCGCAGCTCGACGTGATCTGCGTGCCCGGCGGTTTCGGCACCGACGACATGGTCGGCGACGAGGAGATGCTCGGCTTCCTGCGCAAGCAGGCCGAGGGGGCGAAGTACGTCACGTCGGTGTGTACGGGATCGCTGGTGCTCGGCGCGGCCGGGCTGCTCAAGGGCTATCGCGCCACCACGCACTGGAGCGCGATCGATTTCCTGGCAGGGTTCGGCGCCATCCCGACCAAGACGCGGGTCTGCGTCGACCGCAACCGCTTCACCGGCGGCGGCGTCACCGCGGGCATCGACTTCGCGCTGACGCTGGTATCGGAGCTTGTCGACCGCAGCACCGCGGAAGCGATCCAGCTCCGACTCGAATACAACCCGGCCCCGCCGTTCAATGCCGGCTCGCCGGATACCGCACCGGCCGAAATCCTTGCCCTGATGAAAGAGCGGATGGGACCGGCGCATGCGCGCCGCGGCGAATTGATGGGCCGCGCCGCAGCGCGCCTCGGCTGA
- a CDS encoding DMT family transporter, producing MTAVPVAGRTPQSPLGLAFLVVASTGWGLNFPIMKFLLTEWPPLSSRGLCGVAGAIALGVVAVARRQTLRVPEGMWLRLALVSTLSIGGWVASMGLALIWLRASEAAVLGISIPVWVALVAWPVLGERVSMLRALALAVALAGIAALIGGGGMDASVGKLPGILFALAGAVCVGLGTVLTKYFKLAMPPLSLAAWQLAIGCLPIAIAGVLIEQPQLSALSQLGWASMIYMTLIQFCLCYVCWFAALERLPAATASIGTLLVPVVGVIAAAAMLREPLSASDIAALLVTFAAVAVALRT from the coding sequence ATGACCGCAGTTCCAGTCGCCGGCCGCACCCCGCAGTCACCGCTCGGCCTCGCATTCCTGGTGGTCGCATCGACCGGCTGGGGTCTCAATTTCCCGATCATGAAATTCCTGCTGACGGAGTGGCCGCCGCTGTCGTCGCGCGGGCTGTGTGGCGTGGCCGGCGCGATCGCGCTCGGCGTCGTGGCGGTGGCGCGGCGACAGACCCTGCGCGTCCCTGAGGGCATGTGGTTGCGGCTGGCCCTGGTGTCGACGCTGTCGATCGGCGGCTGGGTCGCCTCGATGGGCCTGGCGCTGATCTGGCTTCGCGCCAGCGAGGCGGCGGTGCTCGGGATCTCGATTCCGGTGTGGGTCGCGCTGGTGGCCTGGCCGGTGCTTGGCGAGCGGGTGTCGATGCTGCGCGCGCTCGCGCTGGCGGTCGCGCTCGCCGGGATCGCAGCGCTGATCGGCGGCGGCGGCATGGACGCCAGTGTCGGCAAGCTGCCGGGCATTCTGTTCGCGCTCGCGGGCGCGGTCTGCGTCGGACTGGGAACGGTGCTGACCAAGTACTTCAAGCTCGCAATGCCGCCGCTGTCGCTTGCGGCCTGGCAGCTCGCGATTGGCTGCTTGCCGATCGCGATTGCCGGCGTGCTGATCGAGCAGCCGCAATTGTCCGCGCTGTCGCAGCTCGGCTGGGCGTCGATGATCTACATGACGCTGATCCAGTTCTGTCTTTGCTATGTCTGCTGGTTTGCGGCGCTCGAGCGGCTGCCGGCGGCAACCGCGTCGATCGGCACGCTGCTGGTCCCCGTCGTTGGTGTGATCGCGGCGGCGGCAATGCTGCGCGAACCGCTCAGTGCGAGCGACATCGCGGCGCTGCTGGTGACGTTCGCCGCCGTTGCAGTCGCCTTGCGGACATGA
- a CDS encoding GlxA family transcriptional regulator, which translates to MIGMLIFPDFQLLDAAGPISAFEIAARFANNPPDIKTIAVKAGPVRSSSGVEMLARGFRPSAAITTLIVAGGNGVRTPATCPTTLSFVRRMADRGIRVASVCSGAYVLAEAGLLDGRRATTHWQRTPHFVKSYPKVKLEPDQIFVRDGNIWSSAGITAGIDLALAMITEDYGDEIAQHTARQLVLYHRRSGGQSQFSSLLELKTPNGRFGPLLAWARENLNAPLTVEDLADKAGMSSRHFTRAFIAETGITPSKAVERLRIEVARQRVQSSGEAIERVAEITGFRDPERMRRAFIRAFGQPPQSLRRAARVG; encoded by the coding sequence ATGATCGGCATGCTGATCTTTCCCGACTTCCAACTGCTCGACGCGGCCGGGCCGATCTCAGCCTTCGAGATCGCGGCGCGCTTCGCCAACAACCCGCCTGACATAAAGACCATCGCGGTGAAGGCCGGGCCGGTGCGCAGTTCATCCGGCGTCGAGATGCTGGCGCGCGGGTTCAGGCCGTCGGCGGCGATCACGACGCTGATCGTTGCCGGCGGCAATGGCGTGCGTACGCCGGCGACCTGTCCGACCACGCTGTCATTCGTGCGGCGAATGGCGGACCGCGGCATCCGGGTCGCCAGCGTCTGTTCGGGCGCCTATGTGCTGGCCGAGGCGGGCCTGCTCGACGGCCGCCGCGCCACCACGCATTGGCAGCGCACGCCGCATTTCGTGAAGAGCTATCCGAAGGTCAAGCTCGAGCCGGACCAGATCTTCGTCCGTGACGGCAATATCTGGAGTTCGGCCGGCATCACCGCCGGCATCGATCTCGCGCTGGCGATGATCACCGAGGACTACGGCGACGAGATCGCGCAGCACACCGCGCGGCAGCTCGTGCTGTACCACCGGCGCAGCGGCGGGCAGTCGCAGTTTTCCTCGCTGCTGGAGTTGAAGACGCCGAACGGACGGTTCGGGCCGCTGCTGGCCTGGGCGCGCGAGAATCTCAATGCGCCGCTGACGGTCGAGGACCTCGCCGACAAGGCCGGCATGAGTTCGCGGCATTTCACCCGCGCCTTCATCGCCGAGACCGGCATCACGCCGTCGAAAGCGGTCGAGCGGCTGAGAATTGAGGTGGCGCGGCAGCGCGTGCAGTCGTCGGGCGAGGCGATCGAGCGCGTCGCGGAGATTACTGGCTTCCGCGATCCCGAGCGGATGCGCCGCGCCTTCATCCGCGCCTTCGGCCAGCCGCCGCAATCGCTGCGTCGGGCCGCGCGGGTGGGGTAG
- a CDS encoding alpha/beta hydrolase — MPVVLDPDAAAVFKAFQEAGRPAYETLTAPEAREYYRAARIVSNPEAPALDSSKALAIPAPHGTIPARIYTPKTLRKINGLAPCLVFFHGGGWVIGDLDTHEVVCQKLAHEGELIVISVDYRLAPEHRFPAAVDDAVTATRWVAANAKELGIDAARLIVGGDSAGGNLAAVVALTARDGGPKLAAQLLVYPGTDFARKHASHREPETSVLLTHSVIGWFANHYLGDADSTDWRASPARAKSFAGLPPAYVLTAGADPLRDEGDEYAKFLKDAGVPVTYRHFPGQFHGFFTMGKLLNQANIAVTEISAWLKTLG, encoded by the coding sequence ATGCCCGTCGTTCTCGATCCCGATGCCGCCGCCGTCTTCAAGGCCTTCCAGGAGGCCGGCCGCCCCGCCTATGAAACGCTGACCGCGCCGGAAGCCCGCGAATATTATCGCGCCGCGCGAATCGTCTCCAATCCCGAGGCGCCCGCGCTCGACTCGAGCAAGGCGCTGGCGATCCCAGCCCCGCACGGCACGATCCCGGCCCGCATCTACACCCCGAAGACGCTGCGCAAGATCAACGGGCTCGCGCCGTGCCTGGTGTTCTTCCATGGCGGCGGCTGGGTGATCGGCGATCTCGATACCCATGAGGTGGTCTGCCAGAAGCTCGCCCATGAAGGCGAGTTGATCGTGATCTCGGTCGACTATCGCCTCGCGCCCGAGCACCGTTTTCCCGCTGCGGTGGACGACGCCGTCACCGCGACCCGTTGGGTCGCCGCCAACGCAAAGGAGCTCGGCATCGACGCCGCGCGCCTGATCGTCGGCGGTGACAGCGCCGGCGGCAACCTCGCGGCCGTGGTGGCGCTGACCGCCCGCGACGGCGGACCGAAGCTCGCCGCCCAGCTATTGGTCTACCCCGGCACCGATTTCGCGCGGAAGCATGCCTCGCACCGGGAGCCGGAGACCAGCGTCCTGCTGACCCACTCAGTGATCGGCTGGTTCGCCAACCACTATCTCGGCGACGCCGACAGCACCGACTGGCGTGCCTCGCCCGCCCGCGCGAAGAGCTTTGCGGGACTGCCGCCGGCCTATGTGCTGACCGCCGGCGCCGATCCGCTGCGCGATGAAGGCGACGAGTACGCGAAATTCCTCAAGGACGCCGGCGTGCCGGTGACCTACCGGCATTTCCCCGGCCAATTCCACGGCTTCTTCACCATGGGCAAGCTGCTCAACCAGGCCAACATCGCGGTGACCGAGATCAGCGCCTGGCTGAAGACGCTGGGTTGA
- a CDS encoding NADH:ubiquinone oxidoreductase subunit NDUFA12 gives MKQFLLKFFTWWNGQTFGTQLWTSRYGELVGEDEQGNRYYRTKGGAIDPTLHFERRWVVYNGYAEASRIPAGWHGWIHHTTDEPPTEQNYAAREWEKPHLPNMTGTAQAYRPSGSTLASGRRPKATGDYHAWTPGS, from the coding sequence ATGAAACAATTCCTGCTGAAATTCTTCACCTGGTGGAATGGCCAGACCTTTGGCACGCAATTGTGGACCTCGCGCTACGGCGAGCTGGTCGGCGAGGACGAGCAGGGCAACCGCTACTACCGCACCAAGGGCGGCGCGATCGACCCGACGCTGCATTTCGAGCGCCGCTGGGTGGTCTACAACGGCTATGCCGAAGCCTCCCGCATTCCGGCAGGCTGGCACGGCTGGATTCACCATACTACGGATGAGCCCCCGACCGAGCAGAACTACGCGGCCCGGGAGTGGGAGAAGCCGCATCTGCCGAACATGACCGGCACCGCGCAGGCCTACCGTCCGTCCGGCTCGACGCTGGCGAGCGGCCGCCGTCCCAAGGCAACCGGCGACTACCACGCCTGGACGCCCGGAAGCTGA
- a CDS encoding CHASE3 domain-containing protein, whose protein sequence is MASQRLILGSGLAILLVISAASIGLDVKSRSEIDSVDRTLSILKRISDARSLPRTVESAARGFALTGDASFADEFREQSTTLTSAFDGLTTAVKSAPEEAQLLAGTRGDVERAIALGAELIRLRTAGDSAGAAALISAGESRALMDKLGAALDRLVTEERRLLGLRTERSKSNGRLLLLIDLAGVVLILLLAIALTLTARRASRELQGALSATKATNLSLEGKVAERTKDLGAALEGLRRSTAVMETTFRSMAEAVLVIDGTGTVLLSNPAAEKMLRYKPGMTVRQLRAQSNVFQADGLTPMQVDDMPSARALRGEEFDGLEFVAKPVRGAPPIHLVVSGRPLRDDNDAITGAALIYHDITASRETEHKLQQAQKLDAIGKLTGGVAHDFNNMLTVITGTTETLVDSLRAEPQLAKTAELIDRAAERCRELIQHLLAFARRQPLEPRTVDINGTVVDIAKLLRPTLGEQIEINSVLAPDVASVHIDPSQLANSLLNMAINARDAMPNGGKLLFETSNVVLDDAYAAANPDIAPGRYVLLAVSDTGTGMSQAVQDKVFEPFFTTKEVGKGSGLGMSMVYGFVKQSGGHIKIYSEQGHGTTIKLYLPPARGQVEVEAPPPEPVRRGSEVILVVEDDQLVRNYVVTQLANLGYKTIAVPDARAALALVDKGEKFDLLFTDVIMPGGMNGRQLADEVRKRRPGIKVLYTSGYTENAIVHHGRLDEGVLLLAKPYRKAQLASMLQQALGE, encoded by the coding sequence ATGGCTTCCCAGCGTCTCATCCTCGGCAGCGGCCTTGCGATCCTCCTGGTCATCAGCGCGGCGTCGATCGGGCTGGACGTCAAGTCGCGCAGCGAGATTGATTCGGTCGATCGCACGCTGAGCATCCTCAAGCGCATCTCGGACGCCCGCTCGCTGCCGCGCACCGTCGAGAGCGCGGCGCGCGGATTCGCACTGACCGGCGATGCGTCCTTTGCCGACGAATTCCGCGAGCAGAGCACCACCCTCACCTCCGCCTTCGACGGCCTGACGACCGCGGTGAAGTCGGCTCCCGAGGAGGCGCAGCTGCTGGCCGGCACCAGGGGCGACGTCGAGCGCGCCATTGCACTCGGCGCCGAACTGATCCGGTTGCGCACCGCGGGCGACTCGGCCGGTGCCGCGGCGCTGATCTCCGCAGGCGAGAGCCGCGCGCTGATGGACAAGCTCGGGGCTGCGCTCGACCGCCTGGTCACCGAAGAACGCCGCCTGCTCGGCCTTCGCACCGAACGGTCGAAGAGCAACGGGCGGCTGCTGCTGTTGATCGACCTGGCCGGCGTGGTGCTGATCCTGCTGCTTGCGATCGCGTTGACGCTGACCGCGCGGCGCGCCAGCCGCGAACTACAGGGCGCGCTCAGCGCGACCAAGGCGACAAACCTGTCGCTCGAGGGCAAGGTCGCCGAGCGCACCAAGGACCTCGGCGCCGCGCTCGAGGGGCTGCGCCGTTCCACCGCGGTCATGGAGACCACCTTCCGCAGCATGGCCGAGGCAGTGCTGGTGATCGATGGCACCGGCACCGTGCTGCTGTCGAACCCGGCCGCCGAGAAGATGCTGCGCTACAAGCCCGGCATGACGGTCCGGCAATTGCGCGCGCAGAGCAACGTGTTCCAGGCCGACGGCCTCACGCCGATGCAGGTCGACGACATGCCCTCGGCCAGGGCGCTGCGCGGCGAGGAATTCGACGGGCTGGAATTCGTCGCCAAGCCGGTCCGCGGCGCTCCCCCGATTCACCTCGTGGTGTCGGGCCGGCCGCTGCGTGACGACAACGACGCCATCACCGGCGCGGCGCTGATCTATCACGACATCACCGCCTCCCGCGAAACCGAGCACAAGCTACAGCAGGCGCAGAAGCTCGACGCCATCGGCAAGCTGACCGGCGGGGTGGCGCACGACTTCAACAACATGCTGACGGTGATCACCGGCACCACCGAGACGCTGGTCGACAGCCTGCGCGCCGAGCCGCAGCTCGCCAAGACCGCCGAACTGATCGACCGCGCCGCCGAGCGTTGCCGCGAGCTGATCCAGCATCTGCTGGCCTTCGCCCGCCGCCAGCCGCTGGAGCCGCGCACCGTCGACATCAACGGCACCGTGGTCGATATCGCCAAGCTGCTGCGGCCGACCCTCGGCGAGCAGATCGAGATCAATTCGGTGCTCGCGCCCGACGTCGCCAGCGTCCACATCGATCCCTCGCAGCTTGCCAACTCGCTGCTCAACATGGCGATCAATGCCCGCGACGCGATGCCGAACGGCGGCAAGCTGTTGTTCGAGACCAGCAACGTCGTGCTGGACGACGCCTATGCCGCGGCCAATCCCGACATCGCGCCGGGCCGCTACGTGCTGCTCGCGGTCAGCGACACCGGCACCGGCATGTCGCAGGCGGTGCAGGACAAGGTGTTCGAGCCGTTCTTCACCACCAAGGAGGTCGGCAAGGGCTCGGGTCTCGGCATGAGCATGGTGTACGGCTTCGTCAAGCAGTCCGGCGGCCACATCAAGATCTACAGCGAGCAGGGCCACGGCACCACGATCAAGCTCTATCTGCCCCCTGCCCGCGGCCAGGTCGAGGTGGAAGCGCCGCCGCCGGAGCCGGTGCGGCGCGGCAGCGAGGTCATCCTGGTGGTCGAGGACGACCAGTTGGTGCGCAACTACGTCGTCACCCAGCTCGCCAATCTCGGCTACAAGACCATCGCCGTCCCCGACGCCCGCGCGGCGCTGGCCCTCGTCGACAAGGGCGAGAAATTCGACCTGCTGTTCACCGACGTGATCATGCCCGGCGGCATGAACGGCCGCCAACTCGCCGACGAGGTCAGGAAGCGGCGGCCCGGCATCAAGGTGCTCTACACCTCGGGCTATACCGAGAACGCGATCGTGCATCACGGCCGTCTCGACGAGGGCGTGCTGCTGCTGGCAAAACCCTATCGCAAGGCCCAGCTCGCCAGCATGCTGCAACAGGCACTCGGCGAGTGA
- a CDS encoding BA14K family protein translates to MINMKVLSTAAALALALPLAVAPTVSFAQTAAQMGAMGGGGGGGGGGGRGGGGGGGWHGGGGGGGGWHGGGGGGHWAGGGGGWHGGGGWRGGGGRWHGGGGGFWPGAVAGAVVGGALASGAYGYYGPGYYDDSYGYYDDSAPVAVEVAPGGGDATYCAQRYKSYDVRSGTYLGYDGLRHPCP, encoded by the coding sequence ATGATCAATATGAAAGTTCTGAGCACTGCCGCGGCACTGGCGCTTGCGCTGCCGCTGGCTGTGGCGCCGACTGTTTCGTTCGCCCAGACCGCCGCGCAGATGGGCGCGATGGGTGGCGGCGGCGGTGGTGGTGGTGGAGGTGGACGCGGCGGTGGCGGCGGCGGCGGCTGGCACGGTGGCGGCGGCGGAGGCGGCGGTTGGCACGGCGGAGGTGGCGGTGGCCACTGGGCCGGTGGCGGCGGCGGTTGGCACGGTGGTGGCGGCTGGCGCGGCGGCGGCGGCCGTTGGCATGGCGGTGGCGGCGGATTCTGGCCGGGCGCGGTTGCCGGTGCAGTGGTCGGCGGCGCCCTCGCCTCGGGTGCGTATGGCTATTATGGCCCCGGATACTATGACGACAGCTACGGCTATTACGACGACAGCGCGCCTGTCGCCGTGGAAGTCGCACCGGGCGGCGGCGATGCGACCTACTGCGCGCAGCGCTACAAGTCCTATGATGTGCGCTCCGGAACCTATCTCGGCTATGACGGCCTGCGGCACCCCTGCCCGTAA
- a CDS encoding SLC13 family permease encodes MFAPILVYGIPLDFILFALTLLGVAIFHHHTLAVALTGLAAIVAYKLLFAGFAKFGAGLPGLVHHMEHEWVTLANLFLLLMGFALLSRHFEDSRIPDEMPALLPDDWKGGLILLVIVFVLSAFLDNIAAALIGGTVARHVFRGRVHIGYLAAIVAASNAGGAGSVVGDTTTTMMWIAGISPLSVVDAYVAAIVAMLVFAVPASLQQHRFSPIVKKAPSGLRIDWARVAIVAVILLAALTANVTANLKFPALLDVLPVLGLAVWAAILVTALLRRPDWSVMPETLKGTVFLLALVTAASMMPVEKLPAASWQTALGLGFVSSVFDNIPLTALALKQGGYDWGFLAYAVGFGGSMVWFGSSAGVAVSNMYPEAKSVVRWITQGWPIMVAYVVGFFVMLALLGWHPDAPH; translated from the coding sequence TTGTTCGCGCCCATCCTCGTCTACGGAATCCCGCTCGATTTCATCCTGTTCGCGCTGACCCTGCTCGGCGTCGCGATCTTCCATCACCACACGCTGGCCGTGGCGTTGACGGGTCTTGCCGCGATCGTCGCCTACAAGCTGCTGTTCGCAGGCTTTGCCAAATTCGGCGCCGGCTTGCCCGGCCTCGTGCATCACATGGAGCATGAGTGGGTCACGCTCGCGAACCTGTTCCTGCTGCTGATGGGGTTTGCGCTGCTGTCCCGCCATTTCGAGGACAGCCGCATCCCCGACGAGATGCCGGCACTGCTGCCCGATGACTGGAAGGGCGGCCTGATCCTGCTGGTGATCGTGTTCGTGCTGTCGGCCTTCCTCGACAATATCGCGGCCGCGCTGATCGGCGGCACCGTGGCGCGGCATGTGTTCCGCGGCCGCGTCCATATCGGCTATCTCGCGGCGATCGTCGCCGCCTCGAATGCCGGCGGCGCCGGCAGCGTGGTCGGCGACACCACGACGACGATGATGTGGATCGCCGGCATCAGTCCGCTCAGCGTCGTCGATGCCTATGTCGCCGCCATTGTCGCGATGCTGGTGTTCGCCGTGCCGGCCTCGCTGCAACAGCACCGTTTCTCGCCGATCGTGAAGAAGGCGCCGTCCGGCCTCAGGATCGACTGGGCACGGGTTGCGATCGTCGCGGTGATCCTGCTCGCCGCGCTGACCGCCAATGTCACGGCCAACCTGAAATTCCCGGCGCTGCTCGATGTGCTGCCGGTGCTGGGCCTCGCGGTCTGGGCCGCGATCCTGGTCACCGCGCTGCTGCGGCGGCCGGACTGGTCGGTCATGCCGGAGACCTTGAAGGGCACCGTGTTCCTGCTCGCGCTGGTGACGGCGGCCTCGATGATGCCGGTCGAGAAGCTGCCCGCCGCGTCATGGCAGACCGCGCTCGGGCTCGGCTTCGTCTCGTCGGTGTTCGACAACATTCCCCTCACCGCGCTGGCGCTGAAGCAAGGCGGCTACGACTGGGGCTTTCTCGCCTACGCAGTCGGATTTGGCGGGTCGATGGTCTGGTTCGGCTCGTCGGCGGGGGTTGCGGTGTCCAACATGTATCCGGAAGCCAAATCGGTGGTGCGCTGGATCACCCAGGGCTGGCCGATCATGGTGGCCTATGTGGTCGGCTTCTTCGTGATGCTCGCCCTGCTCGGCTGGCACCCCGACGCCCCGCACTAA
- a CDS encoding SDR family NAD(P)-dependent oxidoreductase, whose translation MPDRIRLDGRVAVVTGAAGVIGTATLQLLAERGARIVAVDRREADLAAAIKDLPASAEALAITADVTDEAEVKDYVRAAVDRFGTIDAFYNNAGIEGDIKPIPEYSLESFRRVLDVNVVGVFLGMKHVLPVMLKQNKGSIVNTASIAGLVGSPMIAVYSASKHAVIGLTKSAAWECSGTGVRVNCVCPGMIESRMLSTILQGRSGGNAPPPVEKIVDRIPARRLGLAREVASIVAFLASDEASYVSGSAYTVDGGRTAA comes from the coding sequence ATGCCAGATCGCATCAGGCTCGACGGCCGGGTTGCCGTCGTCACCGGCGCTGCCGGCGTCATCGGAACCGCCACGCTCCAGTTGCTCGCCGAACGCGGTGCGCGGATCGTCGCGGTCGACCGCAGGGAAGCCGACCTTGCCGCCGCCATAAAGGACCTGCCCGCCTCGGCCGAGGCGCTGGCGATCACAGCCGACGTCACCGACGAGGCCGAGGTCAAGGACTATGTCCGTGCCGCGGTGGACCGCTTCGGCACCATCGACGCCTTCTACAACAACGCCGGCATCGAAGGTGACATCAAGCCGATCCCGGAATATTCGCTGGAGAGCTTTCGCCGCGTGCTCGACGTCAACGTCGTCGGCGTCTTCCTCGGCATGAAGCATGTGCTGCCGGTGATGCTGAAGCAGAACAAGGGCAGCATCGTCAACACCGCCTCGATCGCGGGCCTGGTGGGATCGCCGATGATCGCGGTCTACAGCGCGAGCAAGCACGCGGTGATCGGGCTGACCAAGAGCGCGGCCTGGGAATGCAGCGGCACCGGGGTGCGCGTCAATTGCGTCTGTCCCGGCATGATCGAGAGCCGGATGCTGAGCACCATCCTCCAGGGCCGCTCCGGCGGCAACGCGCCGCCGCCGGTCGAGAAGATCGTCGATCGCATCCCGGCGCGCCGCCTCGGGCTGGCGCGCGAGGTCGCCTCGATCGTCGCGTTCCTCGCTTCCGACGAGGCCAGCTACGTCTCCGGCTCGGCCTACACCGTCGACGGCGGCCGCACCGCCGCCTGA